The following proteins are co-located in the Apium graveolens cultivar Ventura chromosome 5, ASM990537v1, whole genome shotgun sequence genome:
- the LOC141660535 gene encoding uncharacterized protein LOC141660535, translated as MELCKIVYGALDSSTTALLESMCQGKLMEKDGDQCWEFFEESTEKTMLWESNRDLDKQNETLSSLANKGFYLVGNSVAIEAKLATLTRRLEALEITSAPSQVSMCANPNSSNNGVPNYHYVKQINVMFQPTSRNDPLL; from the coding sequence ATGGAGCTTTGTAAGATTGTCTACGGGGCCTTAGATAGTTCAACAACCGCATTGTTAGAGTCTATGTGCCAAGGTAAATTAATGGAAAAAGATGGGGATCAATGTTGGGAGTTTTTCGAGGAATCAACGGAAAAGACCATGTTGTGGGAGTCTAATAGGGATCTTGATAAGCAAAATGAAACACTCAGTTCATTAGCTAATAAAGGCTTCTATTTAGTTGGTAATTCTGTAGCAATCGAAGCTAAGTTAGCTACTCTCACTAGAAGGCTAGAAGCTTTAGAAATCACTAGTGCCCCTTCACAAGTGTCTATGTGTGCAAATCCTAATTCTTCTAATAATGGGGTTCCGAATTATCACTACGTCAAACAAATCAACGTTATGTTTCAACCAACATCTAGGAATGACCctttgttgtga